One Papaver somniferum cultivar HN1 unplaced genomic scaffold, ASM357369v1 unplaced-scaffold_135, whole genome shotgun sequence genomic window, ctcgggtttgagaacttcggcagttcgcggacttggcacttgccatccgatttctcttgataaacaaagttcgcaaactttggttcaagaaataggacttatacataaatgtgtttccacaacaatggttATGTTCGCCaattgttatgtaatctaaactctcattttaatcattgaaacattctcatagaacgttatatagttgttattcacatactatttttcgccagagcaattttcaaagtgattgaaacatatcatgactttcgtcactaggtaaagataaacttgatcgaagtgaaaagcttaccaacacttatttcgagatatagataggcgaggtatactcggctcgaataaTCCAGTcgatatatatagcatacgacttcttgtctcaaagagtaggagatagagtagatagacttttgagtgattgataagttcaagtcttcacataactttttgccgagaagctccaccggttccttgagtagttcttcttcttgtatgatgaatcgccatgaagtccttgagctcaactacactttctatcctagtccgtgacttggctaaaaatagactagaaatcaagacttatagttttgatcactaacattgacaaacatgcttgagatagcaacgcatgcgagttcgaccgagcaatgctctaagaatCTTCTTCTGATCTCCTCTTTGCAGGTACTTTTTGAGAGCCAATGTTCATAGAATCTAAAAGGTTTTTTGAGGTATTCACTTTGTGGATTGGTATTTAAAAGAATGGGAGCATGATCTTAACCACAAGGGATAAGGTTATTTAGGACTGCATTAGGGAATATATTCATCCATGAAGAAATACATAAGGCTCTATCTAATATGGTTCTGACTTGGTTGAGTTGATCTCTGTGATTTGACCAAGTTAAAGGAATGCCTGTAAATGGGATGTCTATGAGACCCAAATCAGAGACAGTCTTGGTGATAATTGGGTGTGATTGAGTTGGATGAATTGAGTAGCTCTGTCTTTCATAACTATAGAGAGTAGAATTAAAGTCCCCTATAATGACCCATGGTAAATTCATATTTTCCCCCATTTCATGGATAAACCTTCATTGTACCTGTCTTTCATTGTCATAAGAAGAGCTATACAAACATGTAAGAAACCACTCAACATTAGTTTCACTGTTCTTTATTATAAGATTGACCATGTAATTTGAAGAGTGTATAAACTCAAGATCAATACCATCTTTCCATAGGAAAGCCAAACCACCATCTCTAATTTTATCCTCATTGCACCATATATCAGGATATCTCATTTGTTTTAGGATGAAGGTGTATTTTTTGATTGTAGATTTGGTTTCAGATAGAAAAATGATATCTGGGTTGTAATTAAAGATAAAGTTCTTTAAATGGCCTCTAATTAGTTTATTACCTAGACCTTGAAGATTCCATCTAAGAATTTTCATATTTATGTTTTTCAAAATGTGCTTCTTGTAATTTCTATTATGCTTAATGAAATAACAATGAATATAAGAAAGAGGTTTCAGACAATTTACCATTGAATTTCCTTGTCCTGCTTCTGAGCTTTGGTAGTTTGCAATGTGTCTGTCCCAGTCTCCAGCTCCTTGCGTATTTAGCTGCTGAGTGTTGTCCCTTTGCTGCTCATTCTCCTCTTCGTCCTCAATGGGTTCAGTTACATCATTTGAGCTAGCTCTGGAGCTTTCCGCTTCTCTAGTTCTTTTGAACCTCCTTATGCCTCCCTTTCTGCTACTTTGTCCTCTCTCCCGTACATAATAGGCAGTTGAGTTATCATTTTCCTGAGCTTGTTCTGGATAGACAGAATTACAGTATTGTCCATCTTCAGGCCTGACAAATAGCACCATATTAGCTCTTCtgcttttattgtttttctttggagAGATTCTTATTGGAGCTTCATTGATATTCCAATATTCATTTGTTGTCATGATGTAAGGATTCTTGTCAAGGAATCTGAAGAGCTTTTGAGATAAGTCTCTGACATCCTTAGCCTTGTTTTTACAGTCATCATTATCATGGTCGATTATGAAGCACGAAGGGCATAATTGGTGTGGCTGCTTTTGGTAGTAGAAGGGGATCCACTGAGTACAGTGAGCTGCATTCTGGCTTAGCACTCCTCTGAGTAGTGGCTTTGCAATGTCAATTTCGATGAGGGCACCAACATCATTTGAATCCACCCGGTTAGCGTCTTCTGGATCCAGTTCCGAACATTGCTTAGAGAGGCATATATAGTGGTTCAACGATTAGCCATTTTCCCCTACGAACCTTAGTTTGTAGTCTAGTTCAGTATGCATTGGTTAAGAAAATCACTTAGCAGCTCCTTCCTGGACATTGTATCGTGCCCAAGTTGGTGGCCCTGAATATACAGAAGTCCCCAAGTGGATTTTCTGGTAAAGTTATTTCTTGGACCATATCATCTTACACGTGATGTATTTCTGCTGTATGAACTAATGAGGACACTTTTGGTCAATGGTCACATGAATAAAATCACTAGCTAGCATCCGTATCAcccattttgtttcaattttcacCGAGGCTGGAATAGAAAAACTGGGAGCAAGAAACTTCACATTTCTTTTTTATCCGTTGGCAGCGTTGCAGGGACTCTTTGCTCATGATATGGAACAGCATGGGGTATGGGGTACGATGAGATCGGGAAGAAGCAACCACCAGAGATCAGATCTTCTGAAATTCATTTCTGTACCTACCCAGCTCCGTTCCTCTTAGACGTCAAGTATAAAAAGAATACATGGTCTTCAATGTACCAACCAGGACAAATGGTCATCCTTCTCTAACTCAATTTTGAATGACCGGTGACCTCGAAATTTTTTTCCGCTCCACAAATTGTTTTACAAAGAGTAATAATTCAATCCATTTCCCTTTTTATATTGTAACTTCGATTTTTCTTGTTTGTAAGGCCGTCTTGGAGTTAGATTGTGCTCACTGAACACCTTTCACACATCAAAAGAAGAAGGATACTGTCTTGTGCCACCAGGTTCACAATTTTTCTTTACAGTAAAGTAAATTGCAAAAATGTAATGAAAcctatgtagtcgatttcggccatctcggccgaaatttcggcgaaattccggatttcggtccaagaagacgagattttgttaatttcggccggacgaaatctttgcaaaaatttcggccggaatatatatatataatttttttttaaattgagtggattaatctcaagtacaaaaattaaacagattaattcactcactagtattattgcttgttgttgtgtttgaatttcttgatctaaaattatcatttggtgttgatgaggaaggtgaacaaccagatttactaatactatgtttcttttaagtggGTCAATACTCCCTCAATCTTCTAGTCTGACTCAAACTAGGATTGGGATTAATTGAACCTGGCAACAAACACTTCTTAttataaaagttggaaccgaaattacaccgaaatttgaaagcggaatctccccgagacaatgttgtaccagtgtctcgctcgggaccgagaTAAACCGGAATCCGAAATTAACTACCTTGAATGAAACATCCATTTTACCATTGTGTAAGGTTAAAAATATTATTTCTAAGAACAATCAAACCTTTTTTGAGGATAACCAGAACTACAGATCAACAAAAAAGAACATTCACAAAAGTTGACTACTTAAATACACCGCCAATTTGCTTGCGGGTGTTAATTAGTTTGTTAGCAGTTCACAGCATCGGGAAAAGTTAAATGATAGATAATACGTAGTTTCTGGACCACCAAAGCTTGAAGCAAATAATCGGACTTCACCGTCGTGGAATCTTTACGCCTTTTTGCTGGTTATCCTACAATTAGGTACAAAGATTAACAGGGTTAAACCTGAAGCACTTGTTTGCAAAATCTTTATAAAGGAAATTTGGATGGAGGAAGACACAGTTAAGCAGTCTCTAGGAGTAAAAACATATATATTTCCCTAATGCAGTGACATATTTCACCTGAAACAGCAGATACCCAAGGCGGCAGTAATTTCGTGAACGACTGATGTCGCAAAGTGGAGGTACAGTGATActgaaatatcaaaaaaaaaaaatgttaaaggtACAAAAGATGATATCAAGATAAGTGAAAATAAAGAACTACAACAACCACCAATCTTTCATCAATTTCCTCTTCAGGCCACCGGAGATCTATTTTTAAGTTAGTTGCAATAAAGTAGGACTAGCAGATTATGTGAGCACGCTATTACATAAAGTTCGTAATCTGTATAGCTTTCTTGAAACTATACTGAGCTAGATAAAGGGGACAAGTAAGAGATTGTTTTTGTTACCTGTGAAGATAAAGTAGCCAACAACCACCAATCTTTCATCAACTAAAGGAACTCTGCGAAATAAGGAGATTATAAGAGAAATGTGATAATTTTATAATAAAAGATTGTGAGAGACGTGAATCTATATATTATAATTGTCCGGTgaatttatattgcatatataaTTAAGCACTACCTTTCTCATAAACAAAACAATCAATTAATACATACCCATCATTGAGCTTGGCAGTGAGCGCATTTGCTACAGCAAAAGGAAGATACAGTAGTGACTGTTGAAAAGAAAAGTAAATATTAGTTTGCCGAAGGTTCCATAAGAAATATGACAAGAGAGGAAaactatttctaacacttgaattTATCAAGTGACCTGAACAATCCTCCCTCATAATATATATGCTTAAAGATAAAAGGACTTAAGAGGCCCAAGTCAATACTCTGATAATCCAAGTAAGGTTGAAAAACTAAGCACTCTACTTTCACTCCCTCAAAACCCTCCGACTTTTACCACACCACTAGACAATTTAAgtatatttcaaaaatattgcttCTTCGCGCATTACTAGATCAAAGTACACCAGACTGCAACACTAGTGCACCTTAATCAGTTCAAAAATATACTGAGAGAGTAACTGCTTAAGTTAAGCTAGGTAAcaactttattaaaaaaaaatgagtgGAAATTGAAGCATACCATGCACATTCCAGTTTTCAATCCCTTGGGTTCATCACACATATGAGCCAGAATCATCCTCCCCTGCCAATACacaattttttcttcttatataATGTAATATGATAAGCACGAGATCATACAGGCAGTATCAACTAACATATCCTGAATGGTCCTCAAATTCGCACACATACTGCTCACACAACTCTTCAGCATTTATTTTGGAAATCACAAGAATTTAAAACATTGAAAAGCTCGCAAAATGTATAACTCATAAAATTTTCAATACCAGTTAAATAATAGAAGAGAATAACTCCAAATGAAGGTAGTAAACTCTCACCACAAGGAATCCAAATGCAAGTCCACTTCCTGATATGACTAAATGCGGATATTTCCTGATGAAATCAGCTGAGGACAAATAATCCCTGCAAAGAAGTCAGATTCTGTAATTACGTCCTAAGGATAAACAAGAAGCACAAGTTTTAAAATATTAACACATACCAGACTAGTATTCCTCCTAAGAGTATGATGAAGGGGCAAAGCTGGCAAGAAACAGATGCAAAAGTTAAGCAACGCGGAAATAGAAACACAGATAGCAGATAGTGATAACAATATTACCATTGCTAATGCCAGGAACATGCTTCCTTTTCTTGCTTGAACGACCTTTTGGACATTGTATATGCTGCAGAGGAGACGAAACAAACCAGAGTCAAAAATTGCTAAAAAGAGAAACACCTACGTTTTAATGAAGGCCAGCTAAAGTGTGGATGCCGCTTCAATAACATATTTAATAAAGTACAAAATTTCAGGGTTTGTCAACCTGATGAGCATGCATATTTCCTATAAGAGTGCAGATTATACATCATAGGATGCACACTTCATTGCATGGGAATGGGTTTCGATTTGAGCAGTAAAGCTAGCCTAAAATCCTTAAATTACAGCAAGCAGATCCCTACAAGCTTTTGTTACCCTCCCTTTGGCGATTGCATTGAGAAAAGCGATTCGATGATTTTAGAGCCTTTCTGTACATAAGCTTGAGTGTCACAGCCAACATCTCAGAGGGTTGGATGAACCCCCTAAACTTTAAGATATTTCGTGCTTGTTCTTTAGCATTTCTATTAGAAATTTGTAAATAAGTTCTTATTCTTCGATAATTCAGATTTATCTAAGCCAGACAGACATTGTTCAGCGACTGGCTACAAGCTGCTGATGATAAACAAGGCGCAGTGACATGCATTGGGACCGAGCATTCTCATAGGTAGCTCCAAATCGCTTACTAACACAACAACGAGGCTCAAGTGTAAATTTTTCTAAATTGTAGTCACTGGTAAATGGGCAACACGGGCTCAGATGGGAAACTTATTCAAAAGGTATACAAAAATCAGTGTATTAAAAGATGTTTGGTGTTTGCATTTGTGAATGACCAATTatgtatatgaaaaaaaaaaaattgcaaccATGGAAACTAGAAATAGTTACTTACTTGAAGATAACAGTTGGTATAACAGCAAAAGCAGTCATCAGAAGCAAAACAACTCTGTACATCGGGATTTCTGGCATAAACAGCAAAAAGAATAACGCAAATCAAATTAAATAGGAATACAAGTAAACATTCCATGATAAAAAGAACTACAGGCCTTGCAACATAAAATAAATCAGGAAGTATAGTCTGCAAGATACAGGAACCACTTTAGTAACATTGGAGAGTTGAACACGGTTCATTCACTGCCCAATTTCGGGTTAATTGGTCGCTAATAGTAAGCCATACTGAGGAGTGCGGATTTTCTTACCAGAAATAAAAGGTACCCAACTCAATAAAGGAATAGACACCCCAAACTGTTGAACCCACCATTCAGCACCTGAAAATGAAAGAAATTACAGGACCGTTTTTAGACTCCAACTTGAAACTAAATTTGTGACTCAGGACTAGGGTCATCAATGTAGCAATCGGAGAACATTAAATTATGGTGACTGGTGAGTCCTGTGACAGCATACATAGCAAATAGAAAAACAGAAATTTGAAGCACCTACCAACGAAAAAGGTAAAGACGTGGGTCAAGTATATCAACATGAGACCTTCAGTGGGTCCATTTACCACCGGAAGAAGAAGCGTATTGGTGAAATAGCTACAACAATGACAGGATTGTAAGTAAATTAGCACAGTTTTTAGTCACTAATCATTCATGTAGACTACTGAAATTAAGCATCTATATGGGGGTTAAAAAAAGGATCGATAGTCTGACGGGTAATGATGGCAGCTAGTGACTATTGCAGTCTACAGAGGTAGAAGGTCCCCATTAGAGCTCTTATGGAAAAGAGTAGACAATCTTCATAGTCTGGCAGTTCAAATACCCAGTTCTTGTTCACAATTGGTCCCCAGTTCTTCTATTTGATTAAGAAAAAAGAGCCTATTTCCTACAGCACCTCGATGTGTAATCACCAAACCAGCTCCCACCATATATTGCGAAGGAAACAAGACATACGAGATGGGGGGAAAGTTTCTTACAGAAGAGTGCCACTATCCCAGGAAACACTATTTACAGTCTTATTGTAACAAGGACATGGTTAAGCACAAAAAAAACATAGTGTTTAAAAGCGTGATCGGTACAACATACTTCTCCCAAGTTGCACCGTAAAATGGAACAGCTGCAATAACCCAAAACCAGAAAGCACTCTTTCCACACATCGCAGTGCTCCCAAAAGCCAAGGCTTCAAGCTGAATGTAAAGAAAATGAACATTTTAACGGGGAAACCAATAGCTAGGGTTGTACTATAAAACCAAATTACCAAATACTTACCGCACATGCAAGTGCATCACatcctgcaaaaaaaaatgaCGGGTCAATATGCATTCGTCATTAAAGAAAACACAGCACCGAAGAAAATAAACGGCTGTGGAAGAAGAGTTACCATGGTCGAAAAGTTCCCCCAAGGGACTGGAGGAATTTGTTCGTCTAGCTTGCTTACCATCAACAGCATCAAATGTCTAGCACACACATTGAGTGGTAATTAGTCATATTCATACATGTCAATGTACTTCATAAACAGTAACATAATCTCTTCGGGTACAAAAAACGGAAAGACAATGCGCAGTGAGTTAAATAATTCTACAGCAAAACATTATCAAATTCCAAGAGACACTTGTGTGTATCGTGTTAAAAACACCTTAACCTATTAGAGGTGTAAACACAATCTATCGAACAAGTTTAATGCACGCAAAGAAAAACATTTCCCTTAAATAGTTAACAAGGAAAACAATAGGAAACCTGGTATAAGAAAAGAAGCAATCCGTGTGCAAGATGTACCCATCTTGGAGGTGGTACATCCAAAAAAGGAGCATACACCTGAAATGCAAAAGACATAAAGAAATTCAATGACAAAGAAGAGTAAGTATCCTCCGTTAACCATATCAATCAGCGACCACAAAATGGCAGGAACGTCCACTCACGTAACCAAGGAGTGCTGAAGTAAATAAGAATGTAAAACCAATAAGTGTTATCTACAAAATAAATTcacaataaaaaaaaactcattaGTACAAGTAACTTCTCTCTCCCAAAATTACAAGATAATCAAGGGTAAGTAAAGTAATCATTGACGGATATCATACCACATTTGGTCTGGAGTGATGGTAAAGCATCCAAACATGTCAACAACAACGAAAAGCAAACAATATATTAGAATCTCATGCTACATATCAAAATCTGTActaaacaaacacaaattgaAGCGAATACATTGCCCTGTAACATACGAAATCAAGACTTACGGCATCCAAAGTGGAAACAAAGTAACGCAATGAGTCCAAAAGGGTTGTAAGATGTATTTCGCAACAAGCGAATTATCTACACCACTGTATTTGTGTCTTTTCAACGCAG contains:
- the LOC113334139 gene encoding choline/ethanolaminephosphotransferase 1-like isoform X1, with amino-acid sequence MGYVGVHGVAALKRHKYSGVDNSLVAKYILQPFWTHCVTLFPLWMPPNVITLIGFTFLFTSALLGYVYAPFLDVPPPRWVHLAHGLLLFLYQTFDAVDGKQARRTNSSSPLGELFDHGCDALACALEALAFGSTAMCGKSAFWFWVIAAVPFYGATWENYFTNTLLLPVVNGPTEGLMLIYLTHVFTFFVGAEWWVQQFGVSIPLLSWVPFISEIPMYRVVLLLMTAFAVIPTVIFNIYNVQKVVQARKGSMFLALAMLCPFIILLGGILVWDYLSSADFIRKYPHLVISGSGLAFGFLVGRMILAHMCDEPKGLKTGMCMSLLYLPFAVANALTAKLNDGVPLVDERLVVVGYFIFTVSLYLHFATSVVHEITAALGICCFRITSKKA
- the LOC113334139 gene encoding choline/ethanolaminephosphotransferase 1-like isoform X2; this encodes MGYVGVHGVAALKRHKYSGVDNSLVAKYILQPFWTHCVTLFPLWMPPNVVYAPFLDVPPPRWVHLAHGLLLFLYQTFDAVDGKQARRTNSSSPLGELFDHGCDALACALEALAFGSTAMCGKSAFWFWVIAAVPFYGATWENYFTNTLLLPVVNGPTEGLMLIYLTHVFTFFVGAEWWVQQFGVSIPLLSWVPFISEIPMYRVVLLLMTAFAVIPTVIFNIYNVQKVVQARKGSMFLALAMLCPFIILLGGILVWDYLSSADFIRKYPHLVISGSGLAFGFLVGRMILAHMCDEPKGLKTGMCMSLLYLPFAVANALTAKLNDGVPLVDERLVVVGYFIFTVSLYLHFATSVVHEITAALGICCFRITSKKA